In a single window of the Candidatus Rhabdochlamydia sp. T3358 genome:
- the rpsB gene encoding 30S ribosomal protein S2 produces the protein MEQQEQYKEVTIKTLLESGAHFGHQRHRWNPKMKRFIFEERNGIYIIDLSKTLQQIRNAIQVVMNTVSKRKSILFVGTKKQAKGLVRECAKQCGEFYVCERWLGGTLTNLTTIRQSIKKLERIEKKIALNADDLTKKELSLLTKDQIKLDRNFSGVRSMRKPPGLLIVVDPSREHIAVAEAKKLGVPVMALVDTNCNPDPIDYIIACNDDALKSIKLILEALTQAILQRKQELKLTTAKEDLEEESSSKEEQEGAK, from the coding sequence TTGGAACAGCAAGAACAATATAAAGAAGTTACTATTAAAACACTTCTAGAAAGCGGCGCTCATTTTGGGCACCAGAGACATCGTTGGAATCCGAAGATGAAGAGATTTATCTTTGAGGAGAGAAATGGGATCTATATCATAGATCTTTCTAAAACGTTGCAACAGATTCGCAATGCGATTCAAGTTGTTATGAATACGGTAAGCAAACGCAAGTCCATCTTGTTTGTAGGCACAAAAAAGCAAGCTAAAGGCCTTGTTCGTGAATGTGCAAAACAGTGCGGAGAGTTTTATGTTTGTGAGCGTTGGCTAGGCGGAACTCTGACCAATTTAACAACTATCCGTCAATCTATTAAGAAACTAGAGCGCATTGAGAAAAAAATTGCACTTAATGCAGATGATCTGACCAAAAAAGAACTTTCCTTATTAACGAAAGACCAGATTAAGCTGGATCGGAATTTTTCCGGAGTTCGTTCTATGAGAAAACCTCCTGGGTTATTAATCGTAGTAGATCCAAGTCGTGAGCATATTGCAGTAGCAGAGGCTAAAAAATTAGGCGTTCCAGTTATGGCTTTAGTAGATACAAACTGTAACCCAGATCCCATTGATTATATTATTGCTTGTAACGACGATGCTTTAAAAAGCATTAAACTCATTTTAGAAGCATTAACACAAGCTATTTTGCAACGCAAACAAGAATTAAAACTCACTACAGCTAAAGAAGACTTAGAAGAAGAAAGTTCTTCTAAAGAAGAGCAAGAAGGAGCTAAGTAA